In one window of Brenneria goodwinii DNA:
- the cysN gene encoding sulfate adenylyltransferase subunit CysN — translation MNQFVEQQNVIAKQIADQGGVEAYLRAQQDKTLLRFLTCGSVDDGKSTLIGRLLHDTRQIYEDQLTTLHSDSKRLGTQGEKLDLALLVDGLQAEREQGITIDVAYRYFSTEKRKFIIADTPGHEQYTRNMATGASTCELAILLIDARKGVLDQTRRHSFIATLLGIRHLVVAVNKMDLVDYQQTVFEQFKQDYLDFAQQLPTDLNITFVPISALDGDNVAKPSGAMSWYTGPTLLDVLETVNVAQRSLKLPMRFPVQYVNRPNLDFRGYAGTLASGVVSVGQRVKVLPSGVESTVSRIVTFDGDLQQAQAGEAITLVLADEIDISRGDLLVDSTENLKAVRNALVDVVWMAEQPLVPGQSYDIKISGKKTRARVENIQYQVDINTLTQRVTENLPLNGIGLVELAFDEPMVLDNYQQHHVTGGMIFIDRLSNVTVGAGLVREVIEQTYQEPGAYSAFELELNALVRRHFPHWGARDLLGGK, via the coding sequence CTGACTTGCGGCAGCGTCGACGACGGTAAAAGTACGCTGATTGGCCGTTTGCTGCACGATACCCGCCAGATTTATGAAGATCAGTTAACCACGTTGCACAGCGACAGTAAGCGGCTGGGGACGCAGGGTGAAAAGCTGGATCTGGCTCTGTTGGTGGATGGTCTGCAGGCCGAACGTGAGCAGGGCATCACCATTGACGTGGCTTACCGCTATTTCTCGACGGAAAAGCGCAAGTTTATTATTGCCGATACGCCGGGGCATGAGCAGTACACCCGCAATATGGCGACCGGGGCATCCACCTGCGAACTGGCGATCCTGCTGATCGATGCGCGCAAAGGGGTGTTGGATCAGACCCGGCGTCATAGTTTTATTGCGACGCTGCTGGGCATCCGTCATCTGGTGGTGGCGGTGAACAAAATGGATCTGGTGGACTATCAGCAGACGGTATTTGAGCAGTTTAAACAGGACTATCTGGATTTTGCCCAGCAGTTACCCACCGATCTGAATATTACCTTTGTGCCGATTTCCGCGCTGGACGGCGATAACGTCGCCAAGCCGAGCGGCGCGATGAGCTGGTACACCGGGCCGACGCTGCTGGACGTGCTGGAAACCGTCAATGTGGCGCAGCGCAGCCTTAAGTTGCCGATGCGTTTCCCGGTACAGTATGTGAACCGTCCGAATCTCGATTTTCGCGGCTACGCCGGTACGCTGGCGTCCGGCGTGGTGAGCGTGGGGCAGCGGGTAAAAGTGTTGCCGTCGGGCGTCGAGTCCACCGTCAGTCGGATTGTCACCTTTGACGGCGATCTGCAACAGGCGCAGGCCGGCGAGGCGATCACCCTGGTGCTGGCCGATGAGATCGATATCAGCCGCGGCGATCTGCTGGTCGACAGTACGGAAAACCTGAAGGCGGTGCGCAACGCGCTGGTGGATGTGGTGTGGATGGCGGAACAGCCGCTGGTGCCGGGGCAGAGCTATGACATCAAGATCAGCGGCAAGAAAACTCGCGCCCGGGTAGAGAATATTCAGTATCAGGTCGATATTAATACCCTGACGCAGCGGGTAACGGAAAATCTGCCGTTGAACGGCATCGGCCTGGTTGAGCTGGCGTTTGATGAACCGATGGTGCTGGACAATTATCAACAACACCATGTTACCGGCGGTATGATCTTTATTGACCGCCTGAGCAATGTCACCGTAGGCGCGGGGCTGGTGCGGGAGGTCATTGAGCAAACGTATCAGGAACCTGGCGCTTACAGCGCGTTCGAGCTGGAGCTCAATGCCCTGGTTCGCCGCCACTTCCCGCATTGGGGCGCGCGCGACCTGCTGGGAGGTAAATAA
- the ispD gene encoding 2-C-methyl-D-erythritol 4-phosphate cytidylyltransferase: MLKQIASQPEVVAVLPAAGNGSRMQSTCPKQYLTIGSKTILEHAIGALLSHPRITRVIVAISPDDTRFHALPIAGDPRVSVVIGGKQRADSVLAGLNSVAGAEWALVHDAARPCLHQDDLERLLSITRHSDVGGILASPVRDTMKRGAGMAIDHTVERNDLWHALTPQLFPLALLKTCLQQALRDGATVTDEASALEYCGYHPQIVSGRADNIKVTRPEDLALAAFYLTNLQHSHSIG, encoded by the coding sequence ATGCTAAAACAAATTGCTTCCCAGCCAGAGGTTGTCGCTGTCTTACCTGCCGCCGGCAACGGCAGCCGGATGCAAAGCACTTGCCCTAAACAGTATTTGACTATCGGCAGTAAAACCATTCTTGAACACGCGATCGGCGCGCTGTTGTCTCATCCCCGCATCACCCGAGTGATTGTCGCCATTAGTCCTGATGACACCCGCTTTCACGCTTTGCCTATCGCCGGCGATCCTCGCGTCAGTGTGGTTATCGGCGGGAAACAGCGCGCTGATTCCGTGCTGGCGGGGCTAAATAGCGTTGCCGGCGCTGAATGGGCGCTGGTGCATGACGCGGCGCGACCTTGCCTGCACCAGGACGATCTTGAACGGCTGCTGAGTATTACGCGGCATAGTGACGTCGGAGGAATTCTGGCGTCTCCCGTTCGTGATACCATGAAGCGCGGCGCGGGAATGGCGATAGATCACACGGTGGAGCGTAACGATCTGTGGCATGCCCTGACGCCGCAGCTGTTTCCATTGGCATTACTGAAAACCTGTTTACAGCAGGCGTTGCGTGATGGCGCGACAGTCACTGACGAAGCCTCCGCTCTGGAGTATTGTGGTTATCATCCACAAATCGTCAGCGGGCGGGCTGATAACATCAAAGTAACCCGTCCGGAAGATCTGGCATTGGCTGCGTTTTATTTAACGAATTTACAGCACAGCCATTCTATTGGGTAA
- the rpoS gene encoding RNA polymerase sigma factor RpoS, which yields MSQNTLKVNELHEDADFEENGLDVFEDKALAEEETSDNDSAEEELLSQGVPQRVLDATQLYLGEIGYSPLLTAEEEVFFARRALRGDTPSRRRMIESNLRLVVKIARRYNNRGLALLDLIEEGNLGLIRAVEKFDPEKGFRFSTYATWWIRQTIERAIMNQTRTIRLPIHIVKELNVYLRTARELSHKLDHEPSAEEIAEQLDKPVDDVNRMLRLNERITSVDTPLGGDSEKALLDILADEKDNGPEDTTQNNDMKQNIVKWLFELNAKQREVLARRFGLLGYEAATLEDVGREIGLTRERVRQIQVEGLRRLREILQVQGLDIEELFRE from the coding sequence ATGAGCCAAAATACGCTGAAAGTTAACGAGTTGCATGAAGATGCTGATTTTGAAGAGAATGGACTTGACGTTTTTGAAGACAAAGCGCTAGCAGAGGAAGAAACCAGTGATAATGACTCAGCTGAAGAAGAGTTGTTATCACAGGGAGTTCCGCAGCGTGTTTTAGATGCGACGCAGCTCTATTTGGGAGAAATTGGTTATTCACCGCTTTTAACTGCTGAAGAAGAAGTCTTTTTTGCCCGGCGAGCGTTGCGTGGCGATACGCCGTCACGCCGCCGGATGATAGAAAGTAATCTGAGGCTGGTAGTAAAGATCGCCCGCCGTTACAACAATCGTGGTCTGGCATTATTGGATCTGATTGAAGAAGGTAACCTTGGCCTGATCCGGGCCGTTGAAAAATTTGACCCAGAGAAGGGATTCCGTTTTTCAACTTACGCCACCTGGTGGATCCGGCAAACCATAGAACGGGCGATCATGAATCAGACCCGAACTATTCGCCTGCCAATCCACATCGTTAAAGAATTGAATGTCTATCTGCGTACCGCACGCGAACTTTCTCATAAACTGGACCATGAGCCGAGTGCGGAAGAGATTGCCGAACAGCTCGACAAACCTGTTGATGATGTTAATCGCATGCTTCGTCTGAATGAGCGCATTACCTCCGTTGACACTCCGCTGGGCGGTGATTCGGAAAAGGCGCTGTTGGATATACTGGCGGATGAAAAAGACAATGGGCCGGAAGATACCACCCAGAATAACGATATGAAGCAGAATATCGTTAAGTGGCTGTTTGAACTGAACGCGAAACAGCGTGAAGTATTGGCTCGTCGTTTTGGCCTGTTAGGATACGAAGCGGCTACATTGGAAGATGTTGGTCGGGAAATCGGTCTTACGCGCGAGCGTGTTCGACAGATTCAGGTCGAAGGGTTACGTCGTCTGCGGGAAATCCTGCAGGTGCAAGGGCTGGATATTGAAGAATTGTTCCGTGAGTAA
- the nlpD gene encoding murein hydrolase activator NlpD — protein MMNLRQIAACSLVVLGLAGCSNDNSKSAPISSVGGNAGSGRSGMMSAPPSQMTSADSKVTTRDGRIVYNRSYDNIPKGSYNGGSTYTVKRGDTLFYIAWITGNDYRDLAQRNNISEPYSLNVGQTLSLGNGVDTSGAATSGGMMAARDATTGGVPVPPSSNQIQTSNQIQNTQVDSRTTNAYSDNSGKQNVGKMLPTTGAATTAPVTAPAAVASSNTAAVGSWRWPTEGKVIDSFSDSEGGNKGIDIAGSRGQSVVATASGRVVYAGNALRGYGNLIIIKHNDDYLSAYAHNESMLVREQQEVTAGQKIATMGSTGTSSVRLHFEIRYKGKSVNPLRFLPQR, from the coding sequence ATGATGAATTTGCGTCAGATCGCTGCTTGTTCGTTGGTTGTCTTAGGGTTGGCCGGTTGTTCTAATGATAATTCCAAATCCGCACCGATCAGCAGCGTCGGCGGAAATGCGGGCAGCGGCAGAAGCGGCATGATGTCCGCGCCCCCATCACAGATGACGTCCGCCGACTCGAAAGTGACCACTCGCGATGGCCGAATCGTTTATAACCGCAGTTATGACAATATCCCGAAAGGAAGTTACAACGGTGGGAGTACTTATACGGTTAAGCGGGGAGACACGCTGTTTTACATCGCCTGGATCACCGGCAACGATTATCGCGACCTTGCCCAACGCAACAATATTTCTGAGCCTTATAGTTTGAATGTCGGTCAGACTCTGAGTCTGGGCAACGGCGTGGATACTTCCGGCGCCGCGACCAGCGGCGGCATGATGGCGGCTAGAGATGCAACCACGGGGGGCGTACCGGTACCGCCTTCAAGCAATCAAATACAAACGAGTAATCAAATACAAAATACGCAGGTTGATTCTCGGACAACTAACGCGTATTCTGATAATTCGGGTAAACAGAATGTAGGTAAGATGTTACCTACAACAGGGGCTGCAACGACTGCTCCTGTTACCGCACCAGCGGCTGTTGCCAGCAGCAATACGGCTGCTGTCGGCAGTTGGCGTTGGCCCACAGAAGGGAAAGTCATCGATAGTTTCTCCGATTCGGAAGGAGGAAATAAAGGGATTGATATCGCCGGCTCTCGTGGGCAATCCGTTGTTGCTACCGCCAGTGGGCGTGTAGTTTATGCGGGCAACGCGTTGCGTGGTTACGGTAATCTGATAATCATCAAACATAATGATGACTACCTGAGTGCCTACGCTCATAATGAAAGCATGCTGGTCCGGGAGCAACAAGAAGTCACGGCGGGGCAAAAAATAGCTACCATGGGTAGCACCGGAACCAGTTCAGTTCGTTTGCATTTTGAAATTCGTTACAAGGGGAAATCCGTAAACCCGCTGCGTTTTCTTCCGCAGCGATAA
- the ftsB gene encoding cell division protein FtsB: MGKLTLLLLIILGWLQYSLWLGKNGVHDYVRVNDDVVVQQANNAKLKARNEQLFAEIDDLDGGQEAIEERARNELGMIKPGESFYRLVPESGYRSGVNAPSSLPNNTSH, translated from the coding sequence ATGGGAAAACTTACGCTGTTATTATTGATAATACTCGGCTGGCTTCAGTATTCGCTGTGGCTGGGGAAGAATGGTGTTCATGATTATGTTCGGGTCAACGACGACGTTGTTGTCCAGCAGGCGAACAATGCCAAGCTGAAGGCTCGTAATGAACAACTGTTTGCGGAAATCGACGATCTGGACGGCGGACAGGAAGCGATTGAAGAGCGTGCGCGCAATGAACTGGGCATGATTAAACCCGGAGAAAGCTTTTATCGCCTGGTTCCTGAATCCGGATACCGCAGTGGCGTGAACGCCCCGTCATCGTTACCCAACAATACATCACACTAA
- the truD gene encoding tRNA pseudouridine(13) synthase TruD: MEMHETLTWLHGKPLASGVLKSTAEDFKVIEDLGFQPDGEGEHILARIRKCGCNTQFVAEALAKFARIPQRAVSYAGLKDRHALTEQWFCLHIPGKDSPDLNDFALEGCEVLEFARHRRKLRIGALQGNAFTLVLRQISDRAEVDARLQRIAQDGVPNYFGSQRFGKNGNNLAQARLWANNDIRVKERSKRSFYLSASRSALFNQVASVRLTQQLATTVLCGDALQLAGRGSWFVAKPDELSVLQARLDAGELLVTAPLPGDGAPGTRDAALVFEQENLAGQETLLSLLRRERVEPARRAILLYPRQMSWNWLDEATLELKFWLPAGSFATSVVREILNPHQDIDISA; the protein is encoded by the coding sequence ATGGAAATGCATGAAACGCTTACCTGGTTGCATGGCAAACCGCTGGCATCGGGCGTACTGAAATCCACGGCGGAAGATTTCAAGGTGATTGAAGATTTGGGCTTTCAGCCTGATGGAGAAGGCGAGCATATCCTGGCGCGTATCCGTAAATGCGGTTGCAATACGCAATTTGTGGCGGAAGCGCTGGCGAAATTTGCCCGAATACCGCAACGTGCGGTGAGCTACGCGGGTCTGAAAGATCGGCATGCGCTGACGGAGCAATGGTTTTGCCTCCATATTCCTGGTAAAGATTCCCCTGATTTAAATGACTTCGCTCTGGAAGGTTGTGAAGTTCTTGAATTTGCACGTCATCGTCGTAAATTGCGTATTGGCGCATTGCAGGGGAACGCTTTTACGCTGGTATTGCGCCAAATCAGCGATCGGGCCGAGGTCGACGCCCGTTTGCAGCGGATTGCGCAAGACGGCGTACCTAACTATTTCGGCAGTCAGCGATTCGGCAAAAACGGCAATAACCTGGCGCAGGCCCGCCTCTGGGCAAACAATGATATCCGGGTTAAGGAACGCAGCAAGCGCAGTTTTTATCTTTCCGCCAGCCGCAGCGCCTTGTTTAATCAGGTAGCCAGCGTCCGGTTGACGCAGCAATTGGCTACAACGGTTTTATGCGGCGATGCATTACAATTAGCGGGGCGTGGCAGTTGGTTTGTCGCCAAACCCGATGAATTGTCCGTTTTACAGGCGCGTCTTGATGCCGGCGAACTTCTGGTAACGGCGCCGTTGCCGGGGGATGGCGCGCCGGGCACGCGGGATGCCGCGCTGGTTTTTGAACAGGAAAACCTTGCCGGTCAGGAAACGTTGCTGTCTTTATTGCGGCGCGAACGGGTAGAGCCGGCTCGTCGGGCGATACTGCTCTATCCGCGGCAAATGAGCTGGAATTGGCTGGATGAGGCAACGCTCGAACTGAAATTCTGGTTGCCGGCGGGGAGTTTCGCTACCAGCGTCGTGCGTGAAATTCTGAACCCGCATCAGGACATTGATATCAGCGCCTGA
- a CDS encoding DUF3561 family protein yields MQNVTQLTVAKTGAMRDEDDGLSYLFLGTGAGFSFYCLAFTLPFLVYGANTAFFLMLYTWPFFLALMPLSIIVGVAFCFMLSQRIWYALSATGLSTFLLVWLTFSFFIGE; encoded by the coding sequence ATGCAGAATGTCACTCAGTTAACTGTCGCCAAGACAGGCGCGATGCGGGACGAAGACGACGGTCTCTCGTATCTGTTTCTGGGAACCGGGGCCGGCTTTTCCTTCTATTGCCTGGCGTTCACGCTTCCCTTTCTGGTCTACGGCGCCAATACCGCGTTTTTCCTGATGCTTTACACCTGGCCATTCTTTCTAGCGCTGATGCCGTTGTCGATAATCGTCGGCGTGGCATTCTGTTTTATGTTGTCTCAACGTATCTGGTACGCCTTGTCGGCAACGGGATTGTCAACGTTCTTACTGGTCTGGCTGACGTTTTCTTTTTTCATCGGCGAGTAA
- the cysC gene encoding adenylyl-sulfate kinase yields the protein MPWFAATSRIGARATCWEVNNVSQRHSSSPADENVVWHSHVVSRQERERLHGHQGSVIWFTGLSGSGKSTLAGALEQALHQRGVSTYLLDGDNVRHGLCRDLGFTDADRRENIRRVGEVAKLMVDAGLVVLTAFISPHRAERKMVQDLLDQGQFIEVFVDTPLATCEARDPKGLYKKARAGELRNFTGIDSVYEAPEAPDIHLNGEQLVTNLTSQLLDLLSRRAIINL from the coding sequence ATGCCCTGGTTCGCCGCCACTTCCCGCATTGGGGCGCGCGCGACCTGCTGGGAGGTAAATAACGTGTCCCAACGCCATTCATCTTCGCCCGCCGATGAAAATGTCGTCTGGCATTCGCACGTGGTGTCTCGTCAGGAGCGTGAACGTCTGCATGGTCATCAAGGGAGCGTCATCTGGTTTACCGGGCTGTCCGGTTCGGGGAAATCGACCCTGGCCGGCGCGCTGGAGCAGGCGTTGCACCAGCGGGGCGTCAGTACCTACCTGCTGGATGGCGATAACGTCCGTCACGGGCTGTGCCGCGATTTAGGCTTTACCGACGCCGATCGGCGGGAGAATATCCGCCGCGTCGGCGAGGTGGCCAAATTGATGGTCGATGCCGGGCTGGTGGTGCTGACGGCCTTTATCTCGCCGCACCGCGCCGAACGGAAAATGGTGCAGGATCTGCTGGATCAAGGGCAATTTATCGAGGTGTTTGTCGATACGCCCCTGGCTACCTGCGAAGCCCGCGATCCGAAAGGGTTGTATAAGAAAGCGCGGGCCGGGGAACTGCGTAATTTCACCGGTATCGATTCTGTTTATGAAGCGCCGGAAGCGCCAGACATTCATCTGAACGGCGAACAATTGGTAACAAATTTGACCAGTCAACTGTTAGATCTGCTGAGCCGACGAGCTATTATCAACCTCTGA
- the tsaA gene encoding tRNA (N6-threonylcarbamoyladenosine(37)-N6)-methyltransferase TrmO, with protein sequence MKGFFFNQIGVIRSPYKEKFAIPRQPGLIEDGGGELQLLPPYNQPECVRGLTDFSHIWILFIFHQTMEGGWRPTVRPPRLGGNARVGVFATRSTFRPNPVGMSLVELKAIHTEGNSVKLELGSLDLVDGTPVIDIKPYLPFAESQPHAQAGFAQLAPEGAMPVIFSPLAEQQIAAQQKKYPHLKRFITQILAQDPRPAYRKGEDSEREYAVLLLEFNVRWRVSTLRTEVLCLEAPSFSHTEDSRRNE encoded by the coding sequence ATGAAAGGGTTCTTTTTCAATCAGATCGGCGTAATCCGCTCCCCTTATAAAGAAAAGTTTGCCATTCCGCGGCAGCCGGGTCTGATTGAAGATGGCGGAGGCGAACTCCAGCTACTGCCGCCATACAACCAGCCGGAATGCGTGCGTGGATTAACTGATTTCAGTCACATCTGGATCCTGTTTATTTTCCATCAAACCATGGAAGGCGGCTGGCGCCCCACCGTTCGGCCTCCCAGATTAGGCGGAAATGCGCGCGTGGGCGTTTTTGCCACACGTTCGACCTTTCGCCCCAATCCTGTCGGCATGTCGCTGGTGGAATTGAAAGCGATCCATACTGAAGGCAATTCGGTAAAGCTGGAGTTGGGAAGTCTCGATCTGGTCGATGGGACGCCGGTGATTGATATCAAGCCCTATCTGCCATTTGCGGAAAGTCAGCCTCACGCCCAGGCGGGTTTTGCGCAGTTGGCTCCGGAAGGCGCAATGCCGGTTATTTTTTCCCCGCTGGCGGAACAGCAGATCGCCGCGCAGCAGAAAAAATATCCCCATTTAAAACGGTTTATCACTCAGATACTCGCTCAGGATCCGCGCCCTGCTTATCGTAAAGGTGAGGATAGCGAGAGGGAATACGCCGTTTTACTGCTGGAATTTAACGTCCGCTGGCGGGTGTCGACGCTGCGCACGGAAGTGCTCTGCCTTGAAGCTCCATCGTTTTCTCACACCGAGGATAGCAGGCGCAATGAGTGA
- the ispF gene encoding 2-C-methyl-D-erythritol 2,4-cyclodiphosphate synthase: MRIGHGFDVHKLGGEGPLVIGGVRIPYTQGLLAHSDGDVVLHAVTDALLGAAAMGDIGKLFPDTDPAFKGADSRGLLREAWRRIGEKGYRLGNLDVTIIAQAPKMAPHIPQMRVNLAEDLQSHMDDVNVKATTTEQLGFTGRGEGIACEAVVLLVKSEAGEIVAW; this comes from the coding sequence ATGCGTATCGGTCACGGTTTCGATGTTCATAAATTGGGTGGCGAAGGTCCACTGGTGATCGGCGGGGTGCGTATTCCTTATACTCAGGGGCTGCTTGCGCATTCTGACGGGGATGTCGTCTTACATGCGGTGACGGATGCGCTGCTGGGCGCTGCCGCGATGGGCGACATCGGCAAACTATTTCCCGATACCGATCCGGCATTCAAAGGCGCCGACAGCCGTGGGTTGCTGCGTGAAGCGTGGCGTCGCATCGGCGAAAAAGGCTATCGGCTAGGCAATCTGGATGTCACGATCATCGCTCAGGCGCCGAAGATGGCCCCCCACATTCCGCAAATGCGCGTCAATCTGGCGGAAGATCTGCAAAGTCATATGGACGACGTGAACGTCAAGGCCACCACCACCGAGCAGCTCGGATTTACCGGCCGGGGTGAGGGCATCGCCTGTGAAGCCGTCGTACTGTTAGTGAAAAGTGAAGCGGGTGAAATCGTCGCATGGTAG
- a CDS encoding protein-L-isoaspartate(D-aspartate) O-methyltransferase codes for MVNKRMQTLLDLLRRQGIQDERLLQAIAAVPRERFVDEAFEHKAYENTALPIGSGQTISQPYMVAKMTELLGLTPVSRVLEIGTGSGYQTAILAHLVKHVCSVERIKGLQWQAKRRLKQLDLHNVSTRHGDGWQGWASRGPFDAIIVTAAPPEIPQALLDQLDEGGVMVLPVGDLSQMLQVVKRQAGEFIIQTVEAVRFVPLVKGELA; via the coding sequence ATGGTAAACAAACGCATGCAAACGCTGCTGGATCTCTTGCGCCGGCAGGGAATACAGGATGAGCGCCTGCTGCAGGCGATAGCCGCCGTGCCCAGAGAGCGCTTTGTTGACGAAGCTTTTGAACACAAGGCTTATGAGAATACAGCGTTGCCGATAGGGTCGGGGCAGACGATTTCGCAGCCCTATATGGTGGCGAAAATGACGGAATTATTGGGCTTGACGCCGGTTTCCCGCGTATTGGAAATCGGTACCGGCTCAGGGTATCAAACGGCGATCCTGGCGCATTTGGTTAAACATGTCTGTTCCGTTGAGCGTATCAAAGGGCTTCAGTGGCAGGCTAAACGCCGCCTTAAACAGCTTGATTTGCATAATGTCTCTACCCGTCACGGCGATGGCTGGCAGGGCTGGGCATCGCGCGGGCCCTTTGATGCCATTATTGTGACGGCCGCGCCACCGGAGATCCCCCAAGCCCTGCTGGATCAGCTAGATGAAGGCGGAGTGATGGTTCTGCCGGTAGGCGATCTGTCACAAATGTTACAGGTGGTTAAGCGTCAGGCAGGCGAGTTTATTATCCAAACAGTTGAGGCAGTTCGGTTTGTTCCTCTAGTCAAAGGCGAATTAGCCTGA
- the proS gene encoding proline--tRNA ligase, with translation MRTSQYLLSTLKETPADAEVISHQLMLRAGMIRKLASGLYTWLPTGLRVLKKVENIVREEMNNAGAIEVSMPVVQPADLWVESGRWEQYGPELLRFVDRGERPFVLGPTHEEVITDLVRNEISSYKQLPLNFFQIQTKFRDEVRPRFGVMRSREFLMKDAYSFHTSQESLQVTYDAMYAAYSKIFSRMDLDFRAVQADTGSIGGNASHEFQVLAESGEDDVVFSTGSDYAANIELAEAVAPKLGRAEAKEELRLVDTPNAKTIAELVGQFKLPVEKTVKTLLVKATEESGHKLVALLVRGDHELNEVKAEKLSLVASPLTFATEEEIRSIIGAGPGSLGPVNLPIPVVVDRTVAAMSDFGAGANIDGKHYFGINWERDVALPLVADIRNVVEGDISPDEKGTLQIKRGIEVGHIFQLGSKYSEALKATVQGEDGRNQILMMGCYGIGITRVVAAAIEQNHDDRGIIWPDAIAPFHVAILPMNMHKSFRVKEVAEDIYQQLRAKGIEVLLDDRKERPGVMFADMELIGVPHTIVIGDRNLDNEEIEYKNRRGGEKQMIKTSEIVDFLVANVVR, from the coding sequence ATGCGTACTAGCCAATATCTGCTCTCCACACTAAAGGAGACGCCTGCCGATGCGGAAGTGATCAGCCATCAGCTGATGCTCCGAGCCGGAATGATCCGTAAACTGGCCTCCGGCCTTTATACCTGGTTGCCGACTGGCTTACGGGTTCTGAAAAAAGTTGAAAACATCGTTCGCGAAGAAATGAACAACGCTGGCGCGATCGAAGTGTCTATGCCGGTCGTTCAGCCCGCCGATTTGTGGGTGGAGAGTGGCCGTTGGGAGCAATATGGTCCCGAACTGTTGCGTTTTGTCGATCGCGGCGAACGTCCGTTCGTACTCGGTCCAACGCATGAAGAAGTCATTACCGATTTGGTTCGTAACGAAATCAGCTCCTATAAACAGCTACCGTTGAATTTCTTTCAGATTCAGACCAAATTTCGTGATGAAGTCCGTCCGCGCTTTGGCGTGATGCGTTCCCGCGAGTTCCTGATGAAAGATGCCTATTCTTTCCATACCTCACAGGAATCATTACAGGTCACGTACGATGCAATGTACGCCGCCTACAGTAAAATATTCAGCCGTATGGATTTGGATTTCAGAGCGGTTCAGGCCGATACCGGTTCTATCGGCGGTAATGCGTCCCATGAATTTCAGGTATTGGCGGAGAGTGGCGAAGACGATGTCGTTTTCTCTACCGGTTCCGACTATGCCGCAAATATTGAATTGGCGGAAGCCGTTGCGCCTAAATTAGGGCGCGCTGAAGCAAAAGAAGAACTCCGCCTGGTCGACACGCCAAATGCTAAAACCATCGCGGAACTGGTTGGGCAATTCAAACTTCCGGTTGAGAAAACCGTAAAAACGTTGCTGGTGAAAGCCACCGAGGAGAGCGGCCATAAGCTGGTCGCCCTGCTGGTTCGCGGCGATCATGAATTAAACGAAGTTAAGGCCGAGAAACTTTCGTTAGTAGCCAGCCCGCTGACATTCGCCACGGAAGAAGAGATCCGTTCGATTATCGGTGCGGGTCCTGGTTCGCTTGGCCCGGTTAATTTGCCTATTCCCGTCGTGGTCGACCGCACGGTTGCGGCAATGAGTGATTTTGGCGCCGGTGCCAACATTGACGGCAAACACTACTTTGGCATCAACTGGGAACGCGACGTAGCTCTGCCGCTGGTTGCCGATATTCGCAACGTGGTGGAAGGCGATATCAGCCCGGATGAAAAAGGCACGCTGCAAATCAAACGTGGTATTGAAGTTGGCCATATCTTCCAATTAGGCAGCAAATACTCTGAAGCCCTGAAAGCGACCGTTCAGGGAGAAGACGGGCGTAATCAGATCCTGATGATGGGCTGCTACGGCATCGGCATTACCCGTGTGGTGGCGGCGGCGATTGAGCAAAACCACGACGATCGCGGCATTATCTGGCCTGATGCTATCGCGCCTTTCCACGTTGCCATTCTGCCGATGAATATGCACAAATCTTTCCGCGTGAAAGAGGTTGCCGAAGATATTTATCAACAATTACGGGCAAAAGGCATCGAAGTCCTGCTGGATGACCGCAAAGAGCGTCCGGGTGTGATGTTTGCCGATATGGAACTGATTGGCGTACCGCACACCATCGTCATTGGCGATCGCAATCTGGATAATGAAGAGATTGAATATAAAAATCGCCGCGGCGGTGAGAAGCAAATGATTAAAACCAGCGAAATCGTCGATTTCCTGGTGGCAAACGTGGTGCGCTAA